One region of Armigeres subalbatus isolate Guangzhou_Male chromosome 3, GZ_Asu_2, whole genome shotgun sequence genomic DNA includes:
- the LOC134225576 gene encoding dr1-associated corepressor homolog translates to MPSKKKKYNARFPAGRIKKIMQTDEEVGKVAQAVPVIISRTLELFVESLLTKTLRITNARNAKTLSPSHMKQCIISESRFDFLRDLVKNIPDIGVNEEQLSGSEAGYGNEAGASPASTSTSSSSNGGGGAGHMHVSETNSAASGLLQRSESYTPSSSTSYASALPIAPQLHIPTQQQQSQAQPSSQKRPFSQANSLNFYKEISLDDSSSTTSSGREPPPKLTRLHSAPAASATTTNAIPIKIDILPASAPLLSSSAATGSNNSQPAQLKSNNGTGGASSNSFKITYKIAPSSNPPTPTAIEQPVIKLDYSNLKLPLATADQSKPASSSATSSTSSQRHLQPTIKIDLSNISSFKVSPGQVQTAPLALIAGSGRNQQQVPSTPTTASTPSTPLSAMSLASSSSMSSGSSLCGGSVGSTSTSGGKNPYIFQQQSATAGFASTSSGSAAPLYSSVSSAIPGMDEDYDDI, encoded by the exons GGGAGGATCAAGAAGATCATGCAAACCGATGAAGAAGTTGGCAAAGTGGCTCAAGCGGTTCCCGTTATAATCT CTCGCACCTTGGAGCTGTTTGTCGAATCGTTGCTGACCAAGACACTTCGCATCACAAATGCTCGCAATGCAAAAACTCTTTCGCCGTCGCACATGAAGCAGTGCATCATCTCCGAGAGTCGATTCGATTTTCTTCGGGATCTGGTAAAAAATATACCAGACATCGGCGTCAACGAAGAGCAGCTATCGGGATCAGAAGCCGGATATGGTAACGAAGCTGGTGCTTCGCCTGCATCCACATCCACATCGTCCTCTTCAAATGGTGGTGGTGGCGCTGGACACATGCACGTTAGTGAAACCAATTCCGCAGCATCCGGCTTGCTTCAGCGTTCGGAGTCCTACACACCGTCCAGCAGTACCAGCTATGCCAGTGCTCTTCCCATTGCTCCACAGCTTCATATCCCAACGCAACAGCAGCAGAGCCAAGCCCAGCCTAGCAGTCAGAAGCGACCTTTCAGTCAGGCGAATAGTTTAAACTTCTACAAGGAAATATCGCTGGATGATTCCAGCAGCACTACCAGCAGCGGCCGAGAGCCGCCTCCGAAGCTTACGCGACTGCACTCCGCTCCAGCAGCTAGCGCAACTACAACGAATGCGATTCCCATCAAGATCGATATTCTACCAGCATCCGCGCCTTTGTTGTCTTCGTCGGCCGCTACTGGTTCGAACAACAGTCAACCGGCGCAGTTGAAGTCCAACAATGGCACAGGCGGTGCCAGTAGTAATAGTTTCAAA ATCACATACAAAATTGCGCCAAGCAGCAACCCGCCTACGCCGACCGCTATCGAGCAGCCCGTCATCAAGCTGGACTATTCAAACCTGAAACTTCCGCTGGCAACCGCCGACCAGTCGAAACCGGCCTCGTCATCGGCTACGTCGTCAACGTCGAGTCAGCGTCACCTGCAGCCAACGATCAAGATCGATTTGAGCAACATCAGCAGCTTCAAGGTGTCCCCAGGCCAGGTCCAAACGGCCCCACTGGCTCTGATAGCCGGCAGTGGCAGAAACCAGCAGCAAGTGCCTTCAACGCCTACTACTGCCAGCACTCCGTCGACTCCACTATCGGCCATGAGCCTTGCGTCATCGTCGTCGATGTCCTCTGGTTCATCCCTGTGTGGTGGAAGCGTTGGCAGCACCAGCACCAGCGGCGGTAAAAATCCGTACATCTTTCAACAGCAGTCAGCAACCGCCGGTTTTGCAAGCACCAGCAGTGGATCGGCAGCACCGCTTTATTCCAGTGTGTCCTCAGCTATTCCCGGAATGGACGAAGATTATGATGATATTTAG